The following are from one region of the Osmia bicornis bicornis chromosome 8, iOsmBic2.1, whole genome shotgun sequence genome:
- the LOC114877950 gene encoding UHRF1-binding protein 1 isoform X4: MVSIIKKQLLKHLSRFTKNLSADKINLSTFKGEGELTNLELDEIVLTDLLELPSWLRLTNAWCNKVSFRIQWTKLRSVPIFLILDEVHIEVETCEDLRDLTSPQGLSSYTGSAKYSFIHKVIDGITVTVNTVSVTFKSPAFIASVQMNRIVVESKSATWQRCDLRTTRVKDPDRGQLLIFKELEWQTVRIEAQSTKDKNLTPLRLLTNQARCRITIKKRISDCFVMGSRLILILDDLLWVLTDSQLKAALHFIDSLGGLIEKATILERKTKAARKLELLPEYQAQISQQSRTKTQCNTAISKIFTRYDVVETSYHFLCQRIDLHLCDDAGNGRSSHPDLKDGGALQISLIRFQIDYYPYHLAMADRKHWAKYKENATPHSQWLQQSLTSFRSQFMDLIDSGRTQHSPLSRSQGNVTVSNTKGSGENLEKGNQAQNTNATTNEQKKSQHPSGNPVKNYILEQLAKLMTTCIIIRIDDFTLYKVTTTSRNPVPKEFVTAQTRKKHASGDRDRFCLPEDVTILHAEFTYYYYPGDITFPLPPPKFYVQLNPIQVNFDVCSCLWFNSFALNLYQSLINKDNEAAHTSNNLMYFDVKIEAILPRIVFESHQDYPNQKDRPKSLHIQTSRASITNVRSTERSSRADLAQCLNSFQMGQMFFGTEFPNKSNDFQVVTDKFLAHCAGTDNIRYPPPNFSSNSVTELIRQLHRELLWTEAKDVWCCNLEPVWGDFLGARAVGQNRPVPFLDAFPLTLWCYMSMDSSDSSKNKFATADIHGLVYISNLVSVQINHYQYLFLLRLSEVLSEMATYLTIDSNKILKIDAGGSLVIGALIPQVEVTFVMPSHTPGKENSGGDLESVMPDSSSIADDIATSSTPWQNNADRVDFSRKKINISADVLTPQSEVSSMLSMDLMHSINQTQTVVTFKQNGTNKHDQQILTNATHDKQYVGIEEERALPTVRYTDTTHKHSKGDSSANTPFIPNNFNVGLSSMKKGLSNLMTSIDSALKASPEDGSSDTVSIRSDVSSDSENYVLISLQDQEKMDPMFSIDNTLRVTAVEEASEVVEETPDTQSEKSMDSVCKRKDIVSMVTFKLSKVEFVQQSCGYASSIKVQVSNIGNDECSSIPWDEFQVKRKTKFSARSRGWIELSSDSNCRSCIKLRLDHDLKRKSDAWKLFQASQNISNKNTRLPQNQNNITEQEVETCNIDVHNKQGVLDLFEDKVEVNVTDVTLVLSMSSITGLTDLIEDEIIPKPIPLQIYLEGISLRLNEDRPPNNITSPGPIPIDLNISKLKIIRDENGVFHIEPVDGLSNVSIDDTIR, encoded by the exons ATGGTGTCGATAATAAAAAAGCAACTGTTGAAACATTTGTCCAG GTTTACCAAGAATTTATCAGCTGATAAAATAAATCTGAGTACATTTAAAGGGGAAGGTGAACTAACGAATTTAGAACTTGATGAAATAGTTTTAACAGACTTATTAGAGCTGCCATCGTGGCTTAGGTTAACAAATGCTTGGTGCAATAAAGTTTCTTTTCGTATACAATGGACCAAGCTGAGAAGTGTTCCTATTTTTTTG atTTTGGATGAAGTCCACATAGAAGTGGAAACATGTGAAGATTTAAGAGACTTAACTTCTCCGCAAGGACTATCTTCATACACAGGTTCTgcaaaatattcttttatacaTAAAGTAATTGATGGCATAACAGTGACTGTTAATACTGTATCTGTTACATTTAAAAGTCCTGCATTTATTGCTTCAGTTCAG ATGAATCGTATTGTTGTTGAATCAAAATCTGCAACATGGCAGCGTTGTGATTTAAGAACAACTAGAGTAAAAGATCCTGATCGTGGACAGTTACTTATTTTTAAAGAGCTAGAATGGCAAACAGTTAGAATAGAAGCACAAAGTACTAAGGATAAGAATCTTACACCATTACGTTTACTTACAAATCAAGCAAGATGTCGGATTACTATTAAAAAGAGAATATCag aTTGTTTTGTTATGGGATCAAGACTGATTCTTATATTAGATGACCTTCTATGGGTTTTAACTGATTCACAACTAAAAGCAGCTCTTCATTTTATTGATTCTTTGGGGGGCTTGATAGAAAAAGCTACAATTTTAGAACGTAAAACTAAGGCAGCTAGAAAATTAGAG TTATTGCCAGAATACCAAGCACAAATATCTCAGCAATCAAGAACAAAAACTCAATGCAATACTGCTATTTCAAAGATATTTACTAGATATGATGTGGTAGAAACATCATATCATTTTCTTTGTCAGAGAATTGATTTACACTTGTGTGATGATGCTGGTa aTGGCAGATCTTCCCACCCTGATTTAAAAGATGGCGGTGCActgcaaatttcattaattagaTTTCAAATTGATTATTATCCATATCATTTGGCAATGGCTGATAGAAAACATTGGGCCAAATACAAAGAGAATGCTACACCCCACAGCCAATGGTTACAACAATCACTAACTTCATTTAGAAGTCAGTTTATGGATCTCATTGATTCTGGTAGAACACAACATTCTCCTTTATCTCGAAGTCAAGGAAATGTAACAG TTAGTAATACAAAGGGTTCAGGAGAAAACTTAGAAAAAGGCAATCAAGCTCAAAACACAAATGCAACCACTAATGAGCAAAAAAAGTCGCAACATCCTAGTGGTAATCCCGTGAAAAATTATATCTTGGAACAGCTTGCCAAATTAATGACAACATgtattataattagaattgATGACTTTACCTTGTACAAAGTAACTACCACGTCTCGCAATCCTGTACCGAAAGAATTTGTTACAg CTCAAACAAGGAAGAAACACGCATCAG GTGACAGGGACAGATTTTGTCTTCCAGAGGATGTAACAATTCTTCATGCTGaatttacatattattattatcccGGAGATATCACGTTTCCAT TGCCACCGCCGAAATTTTATGTCCAATTAAATCCTATTCAAGTGAACTTTGATGTTTGTTCCTGTTTGTGGTTTAATTCTTTTGcattaaatttatatcaatctttaataaataaggataATGAAGCAGCGCATACTTCcaataatttaatgtacttTGATGTGAAAATTGAAGCTATACTTCCAAGA aTAGTTTTTGAAAGTCATCAGGATTATCCTAATCAGAAGGATCGGCCAAAGTCATTGCATATTCAAACTTCAAGAGCATCAATAACAAATGTTCGATCAACAGAAAGGTCTTCGAGAGCGGATTTAGCACAGTGTTTAAATTCTTTCCAAATGGGTCAGATGTTTTTTGGTACAGAATTTCCAAACAAATCGAATGATTTTCAGGTCGTGACAGATAAATTTTTAGCACATTGTGCAG GTACTGATAATATTCGTTATCCACCACCTAATTTTAGTAGCAATTCTGTAACTGAATTAATTCGACAATTACACCGAGAACTTTTATGGACAGAAGCTAAAGATGTATGGTGTTGCAACTTAGAGCCCGTTTGGGGAGATTTTCTTGGTGCCCGTGCGGTTGGACAAAATCGCCCGGTACCATTTCTCGATGCATTTCCTTTAACTTTATGGTGCTATATGTCAATGGATTCATCAGATTCGTCAAAAAACAAATTTGCAACTGCTGATATTCATGGTCTTGTGTACATAAGCAATTTAGTTAGCGTTCAGATAAATCATTATCAGTATCTGTTTTTATTAAGATTATCAGAAGTTCTATCAGAGATGGCAACGTATTTAACCAtagattcaaataaaatattaaaaattgatgccGGTGGTTCACTTGTTATCGGCGCACTGATACCACAAGTAGAGGTAACTTTTGTCATGCCATCACATACTCctggaaaagaaaattctggAGGAGATTTAGAATCAGTTATGCCAGATTCGTCTAGTATAGCCGATGATATTGCAACTTCATCCACTCCGTGGCAGAATAATGCAGATCGAGTTGATTTtagtagaaaaaaaattaacataagTGCTGATGTATTGACACCACAGAGTGAAGTATCATCAATGTTGTCTATGGATTTGATGCATTCTATTAACCAAACTCAAACTGTTGTAACATTCAAACAAAACGGAACGAATAAACATGATCaacaaatattaacaaatgcAACACATGATAAACAGTATGTTGgaatagaagaagaaagagcATTACCTACTGTGCGATATACTGATACTACACATAAACATAGTAAAGGGGATTCTTCTGCAAACACACCGTTTATTCCTAATAATTTCAATGTTGGATTGTCTTCTATGAAAAAAGGATTAAGTAATTTAATGACATCTATTGATTCAGCTTTAAAGGCTTCTCCAGAAGATGGTAGTAGTGATACTGTATCCATAAGAAGCGATGTTAGTTCCGATAGTGAAAATTATGTCTTAATTAGTCTGCAAGATCAAGAGAAAATGGATCCAATGTTTTCTATTGATAATACACTTAGAGTAACAGCAGTAGAAGAGGCTAGCGAAGTAGTCGAGGAAACTCCCGATACTCAAAGTGAAAAATCCATGGATAGTGTGTGTAAACGAAAAGATATT GTATCGATGGTAACATTCAAATTATCTAAAGTTGAGTTCGTTCAACAATCTTGTGGATATGCATCTTCAATTAAAGTTCAAGTTTCGAACATTGGTAACGATGAATGTTCGTCTATTCCATGGGATGAGTTTCAG GTCAAAAGGAAG ACAAAATTCAGTGCACGATCTAGAGGTTGGATTGAATTATCTTCAGATTCTAACTGTAGATCATGTATTAAACTACGTTTGGATCATGATTTAAAGAGAAAATCGGATGCTTGGAAGCTGTTTCAAGCTAGTCAAAATATAAGTAACAAGAATACACGCTTGCCTCAAAATCAGAATAATATTACTGAACAAGAAGTAGAAACTTGCAATATTGATGTGCATAACAAACAAGGTGTTTTGGATCTTTTTGAAGACAAAGTAGAAGTTAATGTTACCGATGTAACATTAGTCTTGTCAATGAGTTCAATAACTGGGCTTACAGACCTAATTGAAGATGAAATTATACCTAAACCAATACCATTACAG ATATACTTAGAGGGTATATCACTGCGCTTAAACGAAGATCGTCCTCCCAATAATATAACTTCTCCCGGACCAATACCCATCGATTTGAATATATCAAAACTAAAGATAATACGAGATGAAAATGGCGTTTTTCATATTGAACCAGTTG ATGGCCTTTCTAATGTGAGCATTGATGACACAATTAGATAA
- the LOC114877950 gene encoding UHRF1-binding protein 1 isoform X1, protein MVSIIKKQLLKHLSRFTKNLSADKINLSTFKGEGELTNLELDEIVLTDLLELPSWLRLTNAWCNKVSFRIQWTKLRSVPIFLILDEVHIEVETCEDLRDLTSPQGLSSYTGSAKYSFIHKVIDGITVTVNTVSVTFKSPAFIASVQMNRIVVESKSATWQRCDLRTTRVKDPDRGQLLIFKELEWQTVRIEAQSTKDKNLTPLRLLTNQARCRITIKKRISDCFVMGSRLILILDDLLWVLTDSQLKAALHFIDSLGGLIEKATILERKTKAARKLELLPEYQAQISQQSRTKTQCNTAISKIFTRYDVVETSYHFLCQRIDLHLCDDAGNGRSSHPDLKDGGALQISLIRFQIDYYPYHLAMADRKHWAKYKENATPHSQWLQQSLTSFRSQFMDLIDSGRTQHSPLSRSQGNVTVSNTKGSGENLEKGNQAQNTNATTNEQKKSQHPSGNPVKNYILEQLAKLMTTCIIIRIDDFTLYKVTTTSRNPVPKEFVTAQTRKKHASGDRDRFCLPEDVTILHAEFTYYYYPGDITFPLPPPKFYVQLNPIQVNFDVCSCLWFNSFALNLYQSLINKDNEAAHTSNNLMYFDVKIEAILPRIVFESHQDYPNQKDRPKSLHIQTSRASITNVRSTERSSRADLAQCLNSFQMGQMFFGTEFPNKSNDFQVVTDKFLAHCAGTDNIRYPPPNFSSNSVTELIRQLHRELLWTEAKDVWCCNLEPVWGDFLGARAVGQNRPVPFLDAFPLTLWCYMSMDSSDSSKNKFATADIHGLVYISNLVSVQINHYQYLFLLRLSEVLSEMATYLTIDSNKILKIDAGGSLVIGALIPQVEVTFVMPSHTPGKENSGGDLESVMPDSSSIADDIATSSTPWQNNADRVDFSRKKINISADVLTPQSEVSSMLSMDLMHSINQTQTVVTFKQNGTNKHDQQILTNATHDKQYVGIEEERALPTVRYTDTTHKHSKGDSSANTPFIPNNFNVGLSSMKKGLSNLMTSIDSALKASPEDGSSDTVSIRSDVSSDSENYVLISLQDQEKMDPMFSIDNTLRVTAVEEASEVVEETPDTQSEKSMDSVCKRKDIVSMVTFKLSKVEFVQQSCGYASSIKVQVSNIGNDECSSIPWDEFQVKRKTKFSARSRGWIELSSDSNCRSCIKLRLDHDLKRKSDAWKLFQASQNISNKNTRLPQNQNNITEQEVETCNIDVHNKQGVLDLFEDKVEVNVTDVTLVLSMSSITGLTDLIEDEIIPKPIPLQIYLEGISLRLNEDRPPNNITSPGPIPIDLNISKLKIIRDENGVFHIEPVVNILNRSNSLMTVSVSDNQTVQNVDHEVELNILRQSSKQLKIDNEGLRRRLDTLEKLSEENAKLMRVKEESDTVKLHLSAAQEDIQMLLREKKALQETITELQNQMVGSGTRASWSSKR, encoded by the exons ATGGTGTCGATAATAAAAAAGCAACTGTTGAAACATTTGTCCAG GTTTACCAAGAATTTATCAGCTGATAAAATAAATCTGAGTACATTTAAAGGGGAAGGTGAACTAACGAATTTAGAACTTGATGAAATAGTTTTAACAGACTTATTAGAGCTGCCATCGTGGCTTAGGTTAACAAATGCTTGGTGCAATAAAGTTTCTTTTCGTATACAATGGACCAAGCTGAGAAGTGTTCCTATTTTTTTG atTTTGGATGAAGTCCACATAGAAGTGGAAACATGTGAAGATTTAAGAGACTTAACTTCTCCGCAAGGACTATCTTCATACACAGGTTCTgcaaaatattcttttatacaTAAAGTAATTGATGGCATAACAGTGACTGTTAATACTGTATCTGTTACATTTAAAAGTCCTGCATTTATTGCTTCAGTTCAG ATGAATCGTATTGTTGTTGAATCAAAATCTGCAACATGGCAGCGTTGTGATTTAAGAACAACTAGAGTAAAAGATCCTGATCGTGGACAGTTACTTATTTTTAAAGAGCTAGAATGGCAAACAGTTAGAATAGAAGCACAAAGTACTAAGGATAAGAATCTTACACCATTACGTTTACTTACAAATCAAGCAAGATGTCGGATTACTATTAAAAAGAGAATATCag aTTGTTTTGTTATGGGATCAAGACTGATTCTTATATTAGATGACCTTCTATGGGTTTTAACTGATTCACAACTAAAAGCAGCTCTTCATTTTATTGATTCTTTGGGGGGCTTGATAGAAAAAGCTACAATTTTAGAACGTAAAACTAAGGCAGCTAGAAAATTAGAG TTATTGCCAGAATACCAAGCACAAATATCTCAGCAATCAAGAACAAAAACTCAATGCAATACTGCTATTTCAAAGATATTTACTAGATATGATGTGGTAGAAACATCATATCATTTTCTTTGTCAGAGAATTGATTTACACTTGTGTGATGATGCTGGTa aTGGCAGATCTTCCCACCCTGATTTAAAAGATGGCGGTGCActgcaaatttcattaattagaTTTCAAATTGATTATTATCCATATCATTTGGCAATGGCTGATAGAAAACATTGGGCCAAATACAAAGAGAATGCTACACCCCACAGCCAATGGTTACAACAATCACTAACTTCATTTAGAAGTCAGTTTATGGATCTCATTGATTCTGGTAGAACACAACATTCTCCTTTATCTCGAAGTCAAGGAAATGTAACAG TTAGTAATACAAAGGGTTCAGGAGAAAACTTAGAAAAAGGCAATCAAGCTCAAAACACAAATGCAACCACTAATGAGCAAAAAAAGTCGCAACATCCTAGTGGTAATCCCGTGAAAAATTATATCTTGGAACAGCTTGCCAAATTAATGACAACATgtattataattagaattgATGACTTTACCTTGTACAAAGTAACTACCACGTCTCGCAATCCTGTACCGAAAGAATTTGTTACAg CTCAAACAAGGAAGAAACACGCATCAG GTGACAGGGACAGATTTTGTCTTCCAGAGGATGTAACAATTCTTCATGCTGaatttacatattattattatcccGGAGATATCACGTTTCCAT TGCCACCGCCGAAATTTTATGTCCAATTAAATCCTATTCAAGTGAACTTTGATGTTTGTTCCTGTTTGTGGTTTAATTCTTTTGcattaaatttatatcaatctttaataaataaggataATGAAGCAGCGCATACTTCcaataatttaatgtacttTGATGTGAAAATTGAAGCTATACTTCCAAGA aTAGTTTTTGAAAGTCATCAGGATTATCCTAATCAGAAGGATCGGCCAAAGTCATTGCATATTCAAACTTCAAGAGCATCAATAACAAATGTTCGATCAACAGAAAGGTCTTCGAGAGCGGATTTAGCACAGTGTTTAAATTCTTTCCAAATGGGTCAGATGTTTTTTGGTACAGAATTTCCAAACAAATCGAATGATTTTCAGGTCGTGACAGATAAATTTTTAGCACATTGTGCAG GTACTGATAATATTCGTTATCCACCACCTAATTTTAGTAGCAATTCTGTAACTGAATTAATTCGACAATTACACCGAGAACTTTTATGGACAGAAGCTAAAGATGTATGGTGTTGCAACTTAGAGCCCGTTTGGGGAGATTTTCTTGGTGCCCGTGCGGTTGGACAAAATCGCCCGGTACCATTTCTCGATGCATTTCCTTTAACTTTATGGTGCTATATGTCAATGGATTCATCAGATTCGTCAAAAAACAAATTTGCAACTGCTGATATTCATGGTCTTGTGTACATAAGCAATTTAGTTAGCGTTCAGATAAATCATTATCAGTATCTGTTTTTATTAAGATTATCAGAAGTTCTATCAGAGATGGCAACGTATTTAACCAtagattcaaataaaatattaaaaattgatgccGGTGGTTCACTTGTTATCGGCGCACTGATACCACAAGTAGAGGTAACTTTTGTCATGCCATCACATACTCctggaaaagaaaattctggAGGAGATTTAGAATCAGTTATGCCAGATTCGTCTAGTATAGCCGATGATATTGCAACTTCATCCACTCCGTGGCAGAATAATGCAGATCGAGTTGATTTtagtagaaaaaaaattaacataagTGCTGATGTATTGACACCACAGAGTGAAGTATCATCAATGTTGTCTATGGATTTGATGCATTCTATTAACCAAACTCAAACTGTTGTAACATTCAAACAAAACGGAACGAATAAACATGATCaacaaatattaacaaatgcAACACATGATAAACAGTATGTTGgaatagaagaagaaagagcATTACCTACTGTGCGATATACTGATACTACACATAAACATAGTAAAGGGGATTCTTCTGCAAACACACCGTTTATTCCTAATAATTTCAATGTTGGATTGTCTTCTATGAAAAAAGGATTAAGTAATTTAATGACATCTATTGATTCAGCTTTAAAGGCTTCTCCAGAAGATGGTAGTAGTGATACTGTATCCATAAGAAGCGATGTTAGTTCCGATAGTGAAAATTATGTCTTAATTAGTCTGCAAGATCAAGAGAAAATGGATCCAATGTTTTCTATTGATAATACACTTAGAGTAACAGCAGTAGAAGAGGCTAGCGAAGTAGTCGAGGAAACTCCCGATACTCAAAGTGAAAAATCCATGGATAGTGTGTGTAAACGAAAAGATATT GTATCGATGGTAACATTCAAATTATCTAAAGTTGAGTTCGTTCAACAATCTTGTGGATATGCATCTTCAATTAAAGTTCAAGTTTCGAACATTGGTAACGATGAATGTTCGTCTATTCCATGGGATGAGTTTCAG GTCAAAAGGAAG ACAAAATTCAGTGCACGATCTAGAGGTTGGATTGAATTATCTTCAGATTCTAACTGTAGATCATGTATTAAACTACGTTTGGATCATGATTTAAAGAGAAAATCGGATGCTTGGAAGCTGTTTCAAGCTAGTCAAAATATAAGTAACAAGAATACACGCTTGCCTCAAAATCAGAATAATATTACTGAACAAGAAGTAGAAACTTGCAATATTGATGTGCATAACAAACAAGGTGTTTTGGATCTTTTTGAAGACAAAGTAGAAGTTAATGTTACCGATGTAACATTAGTCTTGTCAATGAGTTCAATAACTGGGCTTACAGACCTAATTGAAGATGAAATTATACCTAAACCAATACCATTACAG ATATACTTAGAGGGTATATCACTGCGCTTAAACGAAGATCGTCCTCCCAATAATATAACTTCTCCCGGACCAATACCCATCGATTTGAATATATCAAAACTAAAGATAATACGAGATGAAAATGGCGTTTTTCATATTGAACCAGTTG TAAACATACTGAACAGAAGTAATTCTCTCATGACAGTATCAGTCAGTGATAATCAAACAGTCCAAAATGTAGATCATGAAGTGGAACTTAACATTCTGAGGCAATCTAGTAAACAGTTAAAAATAGACAATGAAGGACTTCGACGTCGTCTTGATACTTTGGAAAAATTATCTGAAGAAAACGCAAAATTAATGCGTGTAAAAGAAGAATCTGACACagtaaaattacatttaagTGCAGCACAGGAAGATATACAAATGCTTTTAAGAGAGAAGAAAGCCTTGCAGGAAACAATTACAGAACTTCAAAATCAAATGGTCGGAAGTGGTACCCGTGCATCTTGGTCATCAAAAAGATAG